In Papaver somniferum cultivar HN1 unplaced genomic scaffold, ASM357369v1 unplaced-scaffold_114, whole genome shotgun sequence, a genomic segment contains:
- the LOC113328652 gene encoding 60S acidic ribosomal protein P3-2-like, with translation MGVFTFVCKSSGGKWSAKQYEGDVEASADCAYDLERKLVQEALSRDSSGAVQSNFSLITPTSGVFQVVIGGASAGSFVASSGGGAAAASSGGAAAAETPAAEEKKEEKEESDDDMGFSLFD, from the exons atggGAGTCTTCACATTTGTTTGCAAGAGCTCAGGTGGAAAATGGAGTGCAAAGCAGTACGAAGGTGATGTTGAAGCATCAGCCGACTGTGCTTATGATTTGGAGAGGAAATTGGTTCAGGAagctctttctcgtgattcttctGGTGCTGTTCAATCCAACTTCTCTTTGATTACTCCTACTTCTGGTGTCTTCCag GTGGTTATTGGTGGAGCAAGTGCTGGCTCTTTTGTTGCAAGCTCTGGTggtggtgcagcagcagcaagctCTGGTGGTGCAGCAGCTGCTGAAACACCAGCAGCTGAggagaagaaggaagagaaagaggagagcgATGACGACATGGGATTCTCTCTCTTTGATTAG